A DNA window from Flavobacteriales bacterium contains the following coding sequences:
- a CDS encoding T9SS type A sorting domain-containing protein, which produces MSKQDEKELDNQLRIYPNPAIDDLNIQVQGRNGARGHLLIFNNGGILVRQKRCSDVGQAMISLEGLSAGHYIIVVEMENNEHFTKGFEIVK; this is translated from the coding sequence TTGTCTAAGCAGGATGAAAAGGAACTGGACAATCAGCTTAGGATCTATCCCAATCCGGCCATCGATGACCTTAACATTCAAGTACAAGGAAGAAATGGAGCGAGGGGTCACCTGTTGATCTTCAATAATGGCGGTATATTAGTAAGGCAGAAACGATGTTCAGATGTTGGTCAGGCCATGATCAGTTTGGAAGGGCTGAGTGCTGGGCACTATATTATTGTAGTGGAGATGGAGAATAATGAACACTTTACAAAAGGATTCGAGATAGTCAAATGA
- a CDS encoding T9SS type A sorting domain-containing protein, with protein sequence MRGQFTYFNQIAGGVSDTLADVYYNVELIDDTIYTFGGVIDFVDGLRYKLGKFDLEGNLILEKEYQVTYPVFWSSTKASFVKTDDETAFYMTVGIADSITSGLVGKFDKNLDTLWTKRYDNFSPYTLMRRNMDVGDGIVVVGEFNADGTQRGTMLTKVDYDGDIIWDEVLRQGSGNFYRNGSIVEHEGYYLVGGYRDLAGDSPRSGYLTKCSPIDGDREWEYLDQDTGFGTRIGFEVCSTTNGRLLAAVSSQYEQSGSALQFWTKIKLLEIDIIYEEVISTIEYFTEYEMANGYLKKIIATTDGGCLIMGEESAQGFPQLSSFLLKLDSMGNQEWFNYYAYSFGDDKLSRPFDIEQTSDGGYVLAGEYSNWNVGSGQRGWLLKIDACGDVEWQGCEQTSGLWDTSTTLGDPLSIYPNPAENHLSISLPEGMEKAEIQLINMHGQRVVHQVFDNLYETTIALDLAALNSGIYTLVLSTSSSEYYTEKIMIE encoded by the coding sequence TTGAGAGGCCAATTCACCTATTTCAATCAGATAGCAGGTGGGGTGTCGGATACCTTGGCCGATGTCTACTATAATGTGGAGTTGATCGATGATACCATTTACACCTTTGGTGGTGTTATCGACTTTGTAGATGGTCTTCGATATAAGTTGGGGAAATTCGATTTGGAAGGGAATTTGATCCTCGAGAAGGAATATCAGGTCACTTATCCGGTTTTTTGGTCCAGTACAAAAGCCTCTTTTGTCAAGACAGACGATGAGACCGCCTTTTATATGACCGTGGGAATAGCGGATAGTATTACAAGTGGACTGGTTGGGAAGTTCGATAAGAATCTGGATACTCTCTGGACCAAGCGGTACGATAACTTCTCTCCATATACCTTGATGCGAAGGAATATGGATGTAGGGGATGGCATTGTTGTCGTAGGGGAGTTCAATGCAGATGGCACTCAAAGAGGGACCATGCTGACCAAGGTCGACTATGATGGGGATATCATTTGGGATGAGGTGTTACGCCAAGGCAGTGGCAATTTCTATCGTAACGGCTCCATCGTGGAGCATGAGGGCTATTATCTGGTGGGAGGCTATCGGGACCTGGCTGGTGATTCCCCTCGTTCCGGATACCTCACTAAATGCTCGCCCATCGATGGGGACAGGGAATGGGAATACCTGGATCAGGATACCGGCTTCGGTACACGAATCGGATTTGAAGTCTGTAGTACTACGAACGGACGACTCTTGGCAGCAGTGAGTAGTCAGTATGAACAATCAGGATCTGCTCTGCAATTCTGGACCAAGATCAAACTTTTGGAAATCGACATTATATATGAGGAAGTCATTTCTACGATAGAGTATTTCACCGAATATGAGATGGCAAATGGATACCTTAAGAAGATTATCGCCACAACGGATGGTGGATGTTTGATCATGGGTGAGGAGAGTGCACAAGGATTTCCTCAGCTATCTTCATTCCTTCTAAAACTGGACTCCATGGGCAATCAAGAGTGGTTCAATTATTACGCCTATTCATTTGGAGATGATAAATTAAGTAGGCCTTTTGACATAGAACAGACATCCGATGGAGGCTATGTTCTGGCAGGAGAGTATAGCAATTGGAATGTAGGATCTGGACAACGGGGTTGGCTGCTCAAGATAGATGCCTGTGGTGATGTAGAATGGCAGGGATGTGAGCAGACAAGTGGACTATGGGACACCTCGACTACGCTCGGTGACCCTCTGAGTATATATCCCAACCCTGCGGAAAACCACCTCAGTATTTCTCTTCCCGAAGGAATGGAGAAAGCGGAGATCCAACTCATCAATATGCATGGTCAACGAGTGGTGCACCAGGTATTTGACAATCTATATGAAACGACCATAGCGCTGGATCTGGCTGCTCTCAATAGCGGAATATATACTCTGGTGCTATCTACTTCATCAAGTGAGTACTACACAGAAAAGATAATGATCGAGTAA